A window of the Henckelia pumila isolate YLH828 chromosome 3, ASM3356847v2, whole genome shotgun sequence genome harbors these coding sequences:
- the LOC140889203 gene encoding uncharacterized protein → MDIFGPIPVRSLGGMRYTLVIMDDYSRFTWVIFLSSKDQTATHLIKILKRLQNEKRTGIDRIRSDRGTEFLNKTLGSYLDDQGIKHELSATRTPQQKGIAERRNRTLKEAAKNMIADSNVSKKLWIEAINTTFYTQNRSMINKRHKKTLYEIWNDTKPDVSYFKIFDCKCFIHDNGKHHLTAFDAKADEGIFIGYSLVSRAYRVFNNKSLTVEETIHVIFDEDTKCADQSQASINDLENRLKTTVLNDESDSDKPPTRRADSELLTTQPTENQVGQDHEEPRIVEEIIEPDNTVRSEDDTPRNQDTNLLRPCLRWSKDHLPGLVIGNPIAPLRTKNQMINELLHAAFISQLKPNKIDEALQDASWIEAMQEELNQFIRNKIWNLVPRPDNQNIICTRWSPRAWYDTLSQFLLNHDFVIGTVDKNLFKFTKGDHILLVQIYLDDIIFGSTNPRLCEKFSKLMQEQFEMSMMGELNFFLGLQVRDKEGERSFRPTVTYTSYQC, encoded by the exons ATGGATATATTCGGTCCTATACCGGTCagaagcttagggggaatgagatatactCTAGTTATTATGGACGATTACTCTCGATTTACCTGGGTAATCTTTTTGTCTTCCAAAGATCAAACAGCTACTCacttgataaaaattttaaaacgtttGCAAAATGAGAAACGTACTGGGATAGAtcgaatcaggagtgatagaggcactgaatttttaaacaaaaccctCGGATCATATCTAGATGACCAGGGAATCAAACATGAGTTATCTGCTACTCGGACCCCACAGCAAAAGGGTATTGCTGAAAGAAGAAATCGTACTCTCAAAGAAGCAGCTAAAAatatgattgctgattctaaCGTCTCTAAAAAACTTTGGATAGAGGCAATTAACACAAcattttatactcaaaacagatctatgattaacaagAGACATAAAAAGACActatatgagatctggaatgacaCAAAACCCGATGTttcatatttcaaaatatttgacTGCAAGTGTTTTATCCATGACAATGGCAAACATCACTTAACAGCCTTCGATGCAAAGGCAGATGAAGGCATATTCATTGGCTATTCCTTAGTCAGTCGagcttatagagtattcaaCAATAAGTCACTGACAgtagaggaaaccattcatgttatatttgatgaagaTACTAAATGTGCAGATCAATCCCAAGCAAGTATTAATGATCTAGAAAATAGGCTAAAAACAACGGTACTAAATGATGAAAGTGATAGCGATAAGCCTCCCACCAGAAGAGCTGATTCAGAGCTCTTGACTACTCAGCCAACCGAAAACCAAGTCGGTCAAGATCATGAAGAACCAAGGATTGTAGAAGAAATTATTGAACCAGACAACACGGTCAGATCTGAGGATGATACTCCAAGAAATCAGGATACAAATCTCCTTCGACCATGTCTCCGGTGGAGTAAAGATCATCTACCTGGGCTGGTTATCGGTAATCCTATTGCTCCATTACGTACTAAgaatcaaatgattaatgagttaTTGCATGCAGCATTCATATCACAGCTAAAACCTAATAAAATTGATGAAGCCTTACAAGAtgctagctggattgaagcaatgcagGAGGAACTAAATCAGTTTATCAGAAACAAAATCTggaatctagttcctcgaccggataATCAGAATATCATATGTACCAGATGG TCAccaagagcttggtatgatacatTATCACAGTTTCTGCTAAATCATGATTTTGTAATTGGAACAGTCGATAAGAATCTTTTTAAATTCACCAAAGGAGATCATATCTTGCTTGTTCAAATCTATTtggatgacattatatttggttCAACTAATCCTCGACTATGCGAGAAATTCtctaagcttatgcaggaacaatttgaaatgagcatgatgggcgagttGAATTTCTTCCTTGGATTACAA GTGAGAGACAAAGAAGGTGAACGGTCATTCAGGCCAACAGTCACCTATACGTCGTATCAATGCTAA